AAAATCAGGTGTTCTGGTTTAAGAAGGTGACTTGGTAGGCCCACGTGCCCCAGTGCCaagtaaactattttttttttttttttgagaaggagtctcgctctttcacccaggctggagtgcagtggtgcgatcttggctcactgcaggctccgtcccccggggttcacgccattctcctgcctcagcctctccgagtagctgggactacaggcgcccgccaccacgcccggctaattttttttttttgtatttttagtagagaaggggtttcaccgtggtctcgatctcctgacctcgtgatccgcccgcctcggcctcccacagtgctgggattacaagcgtgagccaccgcgcccggccccaagtaAACTATTTCTTAAGTCTGACTGCAGTTGCCTCCAAAGAAGATAGAAAAGGGGAGTAGCCAGGATTCCAAAAAGAAGAGCTCTCCAACCTGGCAGAGAGCCATGTGCTAGACAGTATTCCTGGTACCTTGGGTCCAtttacttctcattttctttttcaggctGACCGCAAATTAGTAGTAACAGCTCTCGGAGAGAGGCAGTGATGGGAAAAGAGGTCCCCACACTCAAGCCAGAACTGGGATGCAGGATGTTCATGCTCTGGCTTCAGTTCAGCTACTGACGGGGTGCCATTAGATACCTTTCCTCTCTCTAGGACACAAAGAGAGCTGTTCCCGGGTCTTAATCTCTGTCGCTCTGTGCTCTTCTGAACTTGATGGCCCTCAGCACGGGGCCAGGGAGCGGGGGAAAAGCAGAACTTTTTCCAGGAATTGCTATTGGAAGCAGCCCTCGTTGCCaacacgcatgcacacatgcacgcagCTTTTCTGGACAGACTTTATATTATGGATTATCACCACAAAACATCCCTTTGGGGCCTGGTAGCCAACACCACAGAATTCAGGGTCATTAATTTTTCTCCTATCCAGAGAGTGCATGGTGTCCGGAATCTGTGGTTACCAGGGGAGCGAGGCACAGAGAACCTGGCTCTGCTCCCAAGCATGAATGCTGCTGACCAGCCCCTGGGCAGGGACTGGGGAGGTGGGACAGAATTCCCAGGAGGCAGGGGATTCAGCCTGACACAGTCTCTGGGAGTGCAGCCTGGAGCCCAGTCCAGGAACCTCTGGGAGGACCAGGTCCTGCAGAAGAAAGAAGAGGTAGTAAGAAAGCCTGGGATTGGGGGTTACCATGTCGTGGGGAGGGGAGTTTGCCTCTGAGGCCCACCACCTTGAGAAATATGCATGCCATGTCTCAGGCAGGTTGTCAGGAGAGAGTCATTGTATTTGATTTGTCAGCTACTAACAGAGCCTGCCATGTGCCCTGCGAGGTGTTTGATGCAGATGGGCATGGCTTCCACAGGGCGCCACAGAGATCATGATAAATGAAGTGTCAAGGTGGTAGACACAGAGCGAGTGCTGTggaaaaggaggaggggagaggtcagggaGAGCTTCCCAAGGAGATGGACTTGGGCTGGACCTCAGAGGATGGGCAGAATTTAAATAGGTAGAGCAGCATTTTCTGACCGAATTTTGTCACCCAAAGCGTGGGCTGTTTTGAGGGGCAGTCGGGGGGAGTCTCCCTGTGCCCAGGCTGCCCCCTGCCCCAGCAGCGCCTGCCTGCAGGAAGTTCTCATTTCTCGGCTCTGAAGAGGAACTGTGGCTGCCTCTGAGACACAGATCCAAAGGAGCACCccggcagtttctcaaaaaatatcCCTTCTGCCCCAAGTCTGGCCGACAGAGCGCTTCTGTGTCCACCCAGTACCCCCTCCAGGCAGCCTCTGGGTCTCCTGGCCTCCTGTCTCCTTGCCCCTGAACTGGACAGCAAGAGGGAAAGGTGTCTGTCCTGGACAGGTGGCCTCAGGACTCATCTCTGTCTTCTCCAACCCCAGCTGGCCTCCATGTCCCCTGGGGGCTTTCTGCTGCTGACCAGCTTGTGCCCTACTACAGGTTTTCTTGCTGGGCTTAGGAGCCTGAGAGAGGTAGccatttccaaaagaaaagatttctgtcTCAGATTAtctgggaaagaggctgagtagGTCCCTTctctgaggaaacagaggcagcaGGACATAGGATGGGGCAGTGGGAGGAAAAGAGTCTGCATTACGGGGTCTTTGGGCTGTGCACTCCTGACCTGACCACTTCACAGTTCCCATCAGATCTGACTTGAGCTCCGGGCCATGACCCAGTCCCTCCCCAACTCTGGAAACCTCTGTGTCCCCTCCTGCTCCTTTTACTCCCACCTGGGAGGCTCTGAGCAGGCCGGGGTCCCTCTCTCCAGGCCTgttcctccccatctcctcctgtCCCCACAGCCGTCCCTCCAGCCAGGCTCTCCCACCTCTGGCCCCGCCTCACCTCTCGGCCCTCTTCTTTCCGTCGGGCGATGGGAGCCTGGTTTGGCTGCCCAGGGAAGATCGTATCTGACCACAGGAGGGAGGGCTGAGGGCACTGCTGGGTGAGCTGAGGCCTCCTTAGGTTCTTGCTGTAGTCTGAGCTCAAGTCATTTAGAATGAGTGACTTGAGGAAGAGGGAGCTGAGAGCCCTTTTCACCAGCAGGGGGATTGGAGCAGTCGAATGGGGTGGGGTCTTCAAGTTTTGATGAGCTTCTGGTGGAGGTCCCAGGCCTTGGCGTGCTCAAGCTTGGAGTGGCAGGGAGCAGGCCTGGCTTGAccctctttccttcctgctcCCTCTCCTCACCCCTCCCTGCAGCTCTTTCACTCCGTCTCTCTTCTCTCTACAGATGGGACCCAGGTGAGCCCGGGTGCCCACTACTGCAGCCCCACTGGCACAGGTAAGAGTCAAACCCGGGGGAGCCCATGGTAGGGAGTGGAAGATGAGGGGTGGAAAGGCTGTAAGAAGGCGAGAAGCTGAGGGGTTAGAGAAGCAGGGTCGCTGGCTGATCTGCCAGAGAGCCAGGAGGTGGGGGCTCCAGGGAGGGGCGAGGAGCCGGGGTAAGAGAGGCAGCTCTGgatgctggctgggcgcagtgctaGGAAACACAACAGGAAAAGGAAACACAGGATGCCCTTCTTGTCCTTGCTGGGAGCAGTGAAACAGGAAGGAAAGTAAGAAGCTAATATTTATGCTGAGACCCCTACCCCATGTCAGGCACCAGGCAAGGTGTGTTCTCGTGTGTGGACTCACTCGGTCCTCACACAGGCTCTGCAAGGTGGGCATGGCAGCCCTTGCAGGACTGCTCTGCTGGAGGGGAAGTGTTCTGTCACCGTCTGTGCCTCCTCCCTCTACTGGCCCGAGCCTCCTCTGCTGCTAGGCTGCCCTGGGGAAGGACTGGActtcctgctgctgctttggTTTAGGACATGCCCATGGGGCCAGGTCTGGACTAGACGCAGCCTGCCCTTCCTTCAGCGCAGCCAATATCAACTGAGGGCCTACTGAGTGCAAGATATACGGCCTGATGCCTAATAATTCCATATAGCAGGGAGAAATGGAGCCCAGGTATCCTCCTTGCTTCAGTCCTGGCTGTTGAAAAGCTAACAGGCAGGTTAGGGAGGaagcacacacaaatacaaagagaaaaaaaatagaatgcaatAATGTGACCAGTGCCCAATGAGAGGACACTGATTCATGAGTTTATCCATTTGTTCAAGAATCATTAATGAGCTCTGTGTCTGTGCCAGGGTACTTTCCTGGACATTTGAGGAGAGACACTGATTTATTCATTGATTCTATGTTTGTGGAGTGCCTGTCATGTGCTAGGTACTATTCCAGGTGCTAGGAATAATAAGCAATGCATGAAACCAAGTTCCTGCCCTATGGAGCTTAACTCAGACACGGTACCTGCCCACAGAGCACTAATCCTGGTGTGGAACAGCCACATGATTGGAGTCCAAAAGAGGGAGGGATGTTAGGCGCTGGCAGGGTCCAGGGATGAGGGAGGATTCCAGCTGAGCTTTGAGCAAAGAGTAGGATTTGGAAAAGTAGAATGCAGGGATGAGGACAGCACAGGCAGGGGGACATTGTGAGCAAAAGGTCAGAGAACAGAAGAGATGTGGATTTATGACAAGTGGAAGCCGATGGCCAAGGTGGAGGGTTCATGTTCAGATGCAGACCAAGTTGGGAGAAGCCAAGTTAGGACCAGATTGTGGAGCCTCACAAATGCTAAAGCACCTCGAAAAGTATTTCCAGGGCTCCAGGCAGAGCCCATCCTGTATTCCCTTCTGCTGTGGAGGCAGTGGCCATGCAGAGTGTGAGGGGACGGGCCCCTGCTGGGGGCTGCTCACAGTCCGTGTGTGGCTGAAGCCGCTGGTCTTGGGTCCAGGTGGCTGGCCTTGGTTCCCCCAAGCCCTCTTGCATAATCAGGGGAGTCATCCCGGGAAGCCAGGACACAGAACGTGGAAGGACTGAAACCTTTCCTGGGGCAGGAGTGTTTTGGTATTCGAAACCCAGACTCAACCCGAATGAGAATCCGGATTTCTTGGGAGGCAATGTGAACAAGGGGTGGGGCATCAAAGCCGTGCATTTTCTACTGCGGGCGGCATCTGGGTGCACAGCCATCACCGTCCCTCCGGGCCTCTTGATATTCCGGGGACATGGCGGGCACCTCCTTGCTGGGCTCCTGTCTTGTGTCCATGTCACAGTCAGGGAATATTAGAGTGAATGCCCTTTAATGACAGCCTACTGCAAACCCCTCTTTGCTTAGTGAGAAAGCCCCTTGAGGGGAGGTGAATTCCTGAAAGTTGGTGGAAAACTGGAGGACCTGCCTTCATAGGACCAGAATCCATGCTAGCTCTGCCCCTAGCAGGGTGACTTTGGACAGGGCCCTTcacctccaagcctcagtttccttatttagaATGAGAAGATAGTAATGACTACCCCCCAGGGCCAGTGGGTTGATGAGGTGATAGGGTTTTGTAGATGCTCATGCACAAGTGCTGTAGATGTAAAGATTGTGCTTAGGAGTGGCCGGCTTGGGCCTGGAGACTATGATTTCTGACTCCTGGACTGGTACTTTGCCACAGGCCTTTCCAGCCCTCCTCCGCCCCAACCCCTGAGGACAGTCTGTGGCTGCCCCACTGGGAGATGCCCAGCGTTGGAATTGCTGAAGGAGGCCTCTCCAGGAAGGCTTCTCCACTTGTGTGCCCTCCCATGGGGCTGGCCTGCTCCTACCCCACCCACCTCCCCTTCTCCAGGATAAGCCCGCTGCAACAGCTCCATCTCCCAGTGTCTCAGCCTCTCTGGCTGCTCAGCCTAGCCTGGTCCAGCTGGCTATGCTGGCATGGACCCTAGTCTGGTGGCCAGTTTAAATAGCCCCTGCACCCACAGCCTTGGCAGGGTGCTCCTAGTGTGGGTGCAGAGGACACTTGAGAAGAGGCAGCCGTGCCTGCCATCCTGACCATGCCAGGCCCAGAGCTGCCATGGAGGCACCCAGGAGCAGGCCCAAGGACACATGGGCCCTGTGAGCTGAGGAACCTGCCCTGGGCACAGGGTTCTGCAGGCCCAACGTGGCCGGTCAGGGCTGGCTGTAGGCTTGAGGCATCACTTAACTCATGACTGGAGATAGAGCATGGGAGGGTGGCGACGCAGAGGGCCTGTGAGGCTTGGGGCTGGAGGCAGAACAAAGTGGGCCTGTTTGCCTGCCTGATTGCTTCCTTTGAGCCCAACTCATTAGAGGGCAGCTGGGCAAATCCTCTGACTCCAGGGAGGGATGAAGGGAGGGAGAAGGCAGGGCCAAGAATGTCCTACCATAGGATCTGCAGCCCATCATAGATCACCGTAGCCCTCAGCCCCCCCGCCCAGGGAGAAGCGTGTTTAGTGGAAGAGCACTGTGGTGGAGTCGGAAGGCTCCATTCAAACACCACCGGTGATACAGTGTAACTGTATAGTTCATGCGACTTTTTTCTCACGAGTAAAATGGAATTGATAATACCTACCTTGCAGGACCACGACAGGATTCAGTGAGGAAAAACCCCATGAGAGTGTTTTGCCATTGTCAAGTGAGcctgagggaggctgagggaggatcaGGCTGTAGTCATGCCCCAGTTTACCCtgctccctctctctgtccccaggctgcccCAGGCCCTGTGCAGACACACCAGGCCCTCAGCCGCAGCCCATGGACCTGCGGGTGGGCCAGCGGCCCCCAGTGGAGCCCCCACCAGAGCCCACATTGCTGGCCCTGCAGCGTCCCCAGCGCCTGCACCACCACCTCTTTCTAGCAGGCCTGCAGCAGCAGCGCTCGGTGGAGCCCATGAGGGTAAAGATGGAGCTCCCTGCATGTGGGGCCACCTTGAGCTTGGTCCCCAGCCTCCATGCCTTCAGCCTCCCTAGACAGCAGTCTCAGTCCTCAACTCCTTGTCCCTTTCTGGGCTGCCGGCCCTGCCCACAGCTCTCCATGGACACACCGATGCCCGAGTTGCAGGTGGGACCCCAGGAACAAGAGCTGCGGCAGCTTCTCCACAAGGACAAGAGCAAGCGAAGTAAGGAGGTGgccaccccagcccagcccagcccagccccaccagCCGGGTGCCTGCGGCTGCCTGTGTGGCTTGTgaggggtgaggtgggaggggtACAGCGAGCTGGGCCTGAGCCGAGGCTTTCCCGCTGCTTGCCTGGGTTCTGCCTGTgaatgtggggggtgggggggggatgtgggggggtgtgggggtgggggatgtggggggtgtgggggtgggggatgtgggggggatgtgggggtgggggatgtgggggatgtgggggtgggggatgtgggggatgtgggggtgggggatgtgggggtgggggatgtgggggatgtgggggtgggggatgtgggggatgtggggtgggggatgtggggggtgtgggggtgggggatgtgggggatgtgggggtgggggatgtgggggtgggggatgtggggggtgtgggggtgggggatgtgggggtgggggatgtgggggtgggggatgtggggggtgtgggggtgggggatgtgggggatgtgggggtgggggatgtgggggtgggggatgtggggtgggggatgtggggggtgtgggggtgggggatgtgggggtgggggatgtgggggtgggggatgtgggggtggggggtggtgtctGGAGGCTCTATGGAGGGGTAGGGCCTCAGGCTTGGCTCTTGCCTGGGGAGTCCCTGGGACGCCTCCTACTGAGGATGGGGACAGGGCAGTGGCCAGGGAGTGCCACGAGGCCGCCTGtccccccacctccagccccctCATGACTCTGCCCCTACAGGTGCTGTAGCCAGCAGCGTGGTCAAGCAGAAGCTGGCGGAGGTGATTCTGAAAAAACAGCAGGCGGCCCTAGAAAGAACAGTCCATCCCAACAGCCCTGGCATTCCCTACAGGTAACACCCTCCTCACCTGCCCTCGTGTCCCCACATGCACCCtcggcccccgcccccgcccccgtgTTAGCCAtgagcacacacacacttgcctccttcctccccagccGTCACAGCCAGTCCTTACCCTTCCTCTAAACATAATGCCCCCAAGCCCCTCTCTCAACCGATACCTGCCCTCTTCTCTCTTTAaattctctccccaccccacccgagcccttcacacacacacacacacacacacacaccctacactcacacacacacaccctacactcacacacgcacaccctacactcacacacgcacacacgcacacacacactcacacacactcatacacacacccTACACATacccccacactcacacacacacacactcacacactcacacacacaccctacactcacacacacacaccctacactcacacacgcacaccctaCACTCACatacgcacacacgcacacacacactcacacacactcatacacacacccTACACATAccccccacactcacacacacacacactcacacactcacacacacaccctacacataccccccacacacactcacacacacacaccccacactcacacacacaccccccacactcacactcacacacacacctccccacactcacactcacacacacaccccacactcacacacacacacacacacacacacaccccccacactctcacacacacacaccccacactcacacacaccccccacactctcacacacactcacacacacactcacacacaccccacactcacacacacaccccccccacacacacaccccacactctcacacacacaccccccacactctcacacacacacacaccccacacacacaccccacactcacacacacaccccccacactcacacacacacacgcacaccccacactctcacacacacacacaccccacactcacacacaccccccacactcacactcacacacacacaccccccacactctcacactcacacacacacccccccacacacacaccccacactcacactcacacacaccccccacactcacactctcacacactcacacacacacaccccacactctcacacacacacaccccacactcacactcacacactcacacacacaccccacactcacactcacacacacacacacaccccccacactcacacacacacacacccccacagacacacacacaccccacactcacactcacacacactcacaccccccacacacactcacacacacacccccccacacacaccccccacactctcacacacaccccccacacacacacaccccacactcacactcacacacacaccccacactctcacacactcacacacacacaccccacactctctcccacacacacacacaccccccacactcacacacacacacacacacacacaccccctacTGGCTTTTTTCTTGCACATGAGCCCCTTCTCTCTTTATATTTTCCCTGAGCGCAAAAATGTCCTGGTTCCCAGAGCAGGTTCCTAGTGCAGGTGACAGAGCCCCCAATGGGCTCTTCACCCACGCACCAAGCACCTGGCTTCTATGCCTAGGTCAGAGCTCTGCACTGTAGCTGCTGGAGTGGACAGGTGGCCCACTGCTGCCACCTGGAGATGGTCCCCATTCCTACCAGCCCCACATTGCCCAGCCCTGCCCGCTGCAGCCTCCCCCACAGGTCCCAGGGCCCGTGCTCAGGGCAGTGTCCCCACACCTCTGAAGCAGCCTTGGCACTCACTCTGTAGAACCCTGGAGCCCCTGGAGACGGAAGGAGCCACCCGCTCCATGCTCAGCAGCTTTTTGCCTCCTGTTCCCAGCCTGCCCACTGACCCCCCAGAGCACTTCCCTCTGCGCAAGACAGGTGAGCTGAACAAACAGGCGGACCTTTCGGgcaaaggaagagggaagggccTCGGACATGGGGGAGGAGTGTGCAGGGTGGGcgggctgggctgggccagggGATCATCGGTAGGCTAGGATCTTCTTTCTGGTTCTGCCTTCTCTTTCCTTGACCGATAGAGATGACAGGGACTGAGGGATTAAAGGGTGGAAAAAAGAAGGGTGGTGGGGGCCTGAGTGACGCTGGTGCTCCCTGCAGTCTCTGAGCCCAACCTGAAGCTGCGCTATAAGCCCAAGAAGTCCCTGGAGCGGAGGAAGAATCCACTGCTCCGAAAGGAGAGTGCGCCCCCCAGCCTCCGGCGGCGGCCCGCAGAGACCCTCGGAGGTGAGGGCCGGCTGAGCCAGTGCAGTTGCCATCCTCAAACCTGGCTGGTCTTGTCCCTTTGGGTCAGGCCCCACCTAGACAGGGGTCCCCTCCTTAGGACTGCCGTGCGTGGTTGTATGGGGGTGTCCCACACACTTGCCGAAGTGGGGGAGTTGGGGCTGAAACACTGCCCCTGCTCTGTTAGCTAAGGTGACATCTCCCAGAAAAGGGGGcacctttcaaaaaattatgCAAAGGTGCTGTAGGCCAAAGGTGGCCTGTCTTCTTCCTGCTCTGATGGGAAGAAagcaggaggccgggcgcggtggctcacgcctataatcccagcactttgggaggctgaggcaggtcgatcacccgaggttaggagtttgagaccagcctggccaatatggtgaaaccctgtctctactaaaaatacaaaaattagccaggcatggtggtgcatgcccgtagtcccagctacttgggaggctgagccaggagaatcgcttgaacccaggaggtggaggttgcagtgagccgggattgtgccattgcactccagcctgggcaacagagcaagactctgtctcaaaaaaaaaaaaaaaaaagaaagaaaaaagaaagaaagcagggatCAAAGGTGCCCGTTAAGGAAGAGGATGCTCCTGGGTCTCCTGCACCAGGCGGCCTGGCTGTACCctcctgcccaccctggcctctgaCTGCACTTCCCTCTCTCCCCAACCCTCAGACTCCTCCCCAAGTAGTAGCAGCACGCCCGCGTCAGGGTGCAGCTCCCCCAATGACAGCGAGCACGGCCCCAATCCCATCCTGGGCTCGGAGGTAAGGCCTTGCCGAGACTGGGCTCTCCTGGGGCAGTTCTGAGGCTCAGCCTTCTTCCAGCAAGCGGCATTACCTGGCTGGGGCTACAGGGTCTGGGTAGCCCCTACCAGAGCCTCCTGGGTGTTCTGGGGAAGGCACGCTGGGGTAGAGGTCTGGGACCGGTGACCCTCGCCCTGCTCCCTATGGCAGGCGCTcttgggccagcggctgcggctGCAGGAGACTTCTGTGGCCCCGTTCGCCTTGCCGACAGTGTCCTTGCTGCCCGCAATCACGCTGGGGCTGCCCGCCCCTGCCAGGGTGAGTGGCTGGGGTGCCCACCCCCACTCCAAGCGCCCCCAGCTTCTTTCACTCCCTTTTCCTGCTGCCTCACCCCATCACCTTCATTGTTCTCTGCTGGAATCTTCTTCCCCGTGACTTCTTCCGCCTCTCCCCCAGGCTGATGGTGACCGCAGGACCCATCCGACTCTGGGCCCTCGGGGGCCAATCCTGGGGAGCCCCCACACTCCCCTCTTCCTGCCCCATGGCCTGGAGCCCGAGGCTGGGGGCGCCTTGCCCTCTCGCCTGCAGCCCATTCTCCTCCTGGACCCCTCAGGCTCTCATGCCCCGCTGCTGACTGGTGAGTCTGCTGCTTCTCCAGGGAAGGGGCTGGGTCCCTGCACCGTGCTAAGGGCCAAGCTTGGGATGGACCCATCCTTCCTCCCCATCTCTGTCCCCCTGTCCTGCGCATTGCCCTGCTGCACCCTGGCCCCCCACCCTATACCCTCGCTTCCTTCCATTGCTCCCTGTGGTTCCCTCCTTATTCCACCCCCCGATTCTTTCCAGTGCCCGGGCTTGGGCCCTTGCCCTTCCACTTTGCCCAGTCCTTAATGACCACCGAGCGGCTCTCTGGGTCAGGCCTCCACTGGCCACTGAGCCGGACTCGCTCAGAGCCCCTGCCCCCCAGTGCCACCGCTCCCCCACCGCCGGGCCCCATGCAGCCCCGCCTGGAGCAGCTCAAAACTCACGTCCAGGTGATCAAGGTGAGAGGAATTGGGTAGTGGAGGTATTGAGGGAGTGCTTAACTGGGGCCTTAGGGGCCAAAAGAAGAGGGGTACTTAGAAAGGGCAGGGACCTGGAGGGCAAAAGAGGGGGATGTGGCTTCTTGGGGCCCAGAGCCGCATGGCAGCTGGAGTCCTAGCAAGATGACTGGCTGCCTGGCCCAgccaccacctcccaccccatGCCCCTCGCTCCAACATGGCTTCTCAGGAAGGtgtctcccctccccagaggtcaGCCAAGCCGAGTGAGAAGCCCCGGCTGCGGCAGATACCCTCGGCTGAAGACCTGGAGACAGATGGCGGGGGACCGGGCCAGGTGGTGGACGATGGCCTGGAGCACAGGGAGCTGAGCCATGGGCAGCCTGAGGCCAGGGGCCCCGCTCCTCTCCAGCAGCACCCTCAGGTATGGCAGTCCCCACCTGCCCTTCAGAAAGTGTCCTCAGAAGACTCTGGGGCCTGGCATAAGATGGGCAAGGGAGGGAGATACGACATCAGTGCAGGAGGCAGCTCTAGGACCCATGGTTGCCCTATAAGATCCTGGGTGCTGGATCCACACTAAGGtgtaggcacacacacacatgcacacacacagccatacacacacatacatacaacagTTTGCCAGTCTCAGGTGAAGCATGTCCCTCTTCCAGGAGGGAGTCTGTCCTTTCCTGGAGCCACACATACTCCTGCCCTGGTATGTCTCCCCTCTATCCAGAAAGGTGGCTAGGGCCAGAGGTGGGATGGAGCCAGGCTCCAGCACGTCCAGCAGAATGCTCTCACTGTGGGAATCAAGACCCCGTGCATTAGCTTGCCGGAGCTGTTGGGATATAGGCTGGGTGCCTTAAACAGCAGGCATTTAccgtctcacagttctggaggctggaagtcgaaatcaaggtgttggtggaGCAGGTTCCTTCTGGGGGCTGTGAGTGTGAGGGCAGGGGCTGTTCcaggtctctctccttggcttgtggatggtCATCTTTTTCCTGTGGCTTCACGTGGTTTCCCTCTGTGAATGTCTGTTCAGATTTCCTCTTCCTGTAAGGACAGTAGTCACACTGGGTTAAGGCCCACCCTAACGACCTCATTTGAATTTGATTACTTCTGTTtgtaaagaccccatctctgaataAGGTCATGTTTAGAGGTATGGgggttgggacttcaacatataaatttgagggTGGGGAACATAATTCACTCCATAACACATGATGACAGGCCACATACATGTTCTTGAACAGTTACACAGTCCACGACAGGAGGACATCCTGGTCAGTGCAAGATCCAGCGCCCCTCCGCTGGTTCCTGGCTTTGGAGCCCCAAGGGCCCAGGGAGCTGGTGGAATGGGTGGTCAGTCTGGGGTGCAAGGCTGTCAGGGGGCTGCAAGGGACAGGGGGCTTAGAGAGTCAAAGGCCAGAGCCCCACTGGACAGCAGGTGTAGGTTTATCCTGGAATCTCTCTAGGAAAGGGGCCTGCTTGGCAGTATCCAAGACCTCAGGCAGAAGTAGAGGGAGCAGGACCCTGAGACGCTGGAGACCAAGGCCCCGTCTTTCCCCTAGGTGTTGCTCTGGGAACAGCAGCGACTGGCTGGGCGGCTCCCCCGGGGCAGCACCGGGGACACTGTGCTGCTTCCTCTGGCCCAGGGTGGGCACCGGCCTCTGTCCCGAGCTCAATCTTCCCCAGCCGCACCTGCCTCACTGTCAGCCCCAGAGCCTGCCAGCCAGGCCCGAGTCCTCTCCAGCTCAGAGACCCCTGCCAGGACCCTGCCCTTCACCACAGGTGAGACTGGGAGGAGGGTGGCGGGTGGAGGGAGGGGCTCGGCTGCACGAGTCCATGTGGGTGTCGTGGTGTCACTTGGGACGTTTTTAGAGGCCACAGAGCGCTTAGCCTTGTTAGGCCCACGTAGTACCCATGGAGCACATGGAACAGCTGGTTATTGCATTTGGCCGATGAGGACCAAGGCTCACGAAATCTAAGGTGACAA
The nucleotide sequence above comes from Symphalangus syndactylus isolate Jambi chromosome 10, NHGRI_mSymSyn1-v2.1_pri, whole genome shotgun sequence. Encoded proteins:
- the HDAC7 gene encoding histone deacetylase 7 isoform X2; translated protein: MWRRGAGGGAGGGRCLPAAQGCASPWVPGVSHGGDAEEVLARHPTPTGRGAERRPRPPDSSAKGDGTQVSPGAHYCSPTGTGCPRPCADTPGPQPQPMDLRVGQRPPVEPPPEPTLLALQRPQRLHHHLFLAGLQQQRSVEPMRLSMDTPMPELQVGPQEQELRQLLHKDKSKRSAVASSVVKQKLAEVILKKQQAALERTVHPNSPGIPYRTLEPLETEGATRSMLSSFLPPVPSLPTDPPEHFPLRKTVSEPNLKLRYKPKKSLERRKNPLLRKESAPPSLRRRPAETLGDSSPSSSSTPASGCSSPNDSEHGPNPILGSEALLGQRLRLQETSVAPFALPTVSLLPAITLGLPAPARADGDRRTHPTLGPRGPILGSPHTPLFLPHGLEPEAGGALPSRLQPILLLDPSGSHAPLLTVPGLGPLPFHFAQSLMTTERLSGSGLHWPLSRTRSEPLPPSATAPPPPGPMQPRLEQLKTHVQVIKRSAKPSEKPRLRQIPSAEDLETDGGGPGQVVDDGLEHRELSHGQPEARGPAPLQQHPQVLLWEQQRLAGRLPRGSTGDTVLLPLAQGGHRPLSRAQSSPAAPASLSAPEPASQARVLSSSETPARTLPFTTGLIYDSVMLKHQCSCGDNSRHPEHAGRIQSIWSRLQERGLRSQCECLRGRKASLEELQSVHSERHVLLYGTNPLSRLKLDNGKLAGLLAQRMFVMLPCGGVGVDTDTIWNELHSSNAARWAAGSVTDLAFKVASRELKNGFAVVRPPGHHADHSTAMGFCFFNSVAIACRQLQQQSKASKILIVDWDVHHGNGTQQTFYQDPSVLYISLHRHDDGNFFPGSGAVDEVGAGSGEGFNVNVAWAGGLDPPMGDPEYLAAFRIVVMPIAREFSPDLVLVSAGFDAAEGHPAPLGGYHVSAKCFGYMTQQLMNLAGGAVVLALEGGHDLTAICDASEACVAALLGNKVDPLSEEGWKQKPNLNAIRSLEAVIRVHSKYWGCMQRLASCPDSWVPRVPGADKEEVEAVTALASLSVGILAEDRPSEQLVEEEEPMNL
- the HDAC7 gene encoding histone deacetylase 7 isoform X5, with the protein product MWRRGAGGGAGGGRCLPAAQGCASPWVPGVSHGGDAEEVLARHPTPTGRGAERRPRPPDSSAKGDGTQVSPGAHYCSPTGTGCPRPCADTPGPQPQPMDLRVGQRPPVEPPPEPTLLALQRPQRLHHHLFLAGLQQQRSVEPMRLSMDTPMPELQVGPQEQELRQLLHKDKSKRSAVASSVVKQKLAEVILKKQQAALERTVHPNSPGIPYRTLEPLETEGATRSMLSSFLPPVPSLPTDPPEHFPLRKTVSEPNLKLRYKPKKSLERRKNPLLRKESAPPSLRRRPAETLGDSSPSSSSTPASGCSSPNDSEHGPNPILGSEADGDRRTHPTLGPRGPILGSPHTPLFLPHGLEPEAGGALPSRLQPILLLDPSGSHAPLLTVPGLGPLPFHFAQSLMTTERLSGSGLHWPLSRTRSEPLPPSATAPPPPGPMQPRLEQLKTHVQVIKRSAKPSEKPRLRQIPSAEDLETDGGGPGQVVDDGLEHRELSHGQPEARGPAPLQQHPQVLLWEQQRLAGRLPRGSTGDTVLLPLAQGGHRPLSRAQSSPAAPASLSAPEPASQARVLSSSETPARTLPFTTGLIYDSVMLKHQCSCGDNSRHPEHAGRIQSIWSRLQERGLRSQCECLRGRKASLEELQSVHSERHVLLYGTNPLSRLKLDNGKLAGLLAQRMFVMLPCGGVGVDTDTIWNELHSSNAARWAAGSVTDLAFKVASRELKNGFAVVRPPGHHADHSTAMGFCFFNSVAIACRQLQQQSKASKILIVDWDVHHGNGTQQTFYQDPSVLYISLHRHDDGNFFPGSGAVDEVGAGSGEGFNVNVAWAGGLDPPMGDPEYLAAFRIVVMPIAREFSPDLVLVSAGFDAAEGHPAPLGGYHVSAKCFGYMTQQLMNLAGGAVVLALEGGHDLTAICDASEACVAALLGNKVDPLSEEGWKQKPNLNAIRSLEAVIRVHSKYWGCMQRLASCPDSWVPRVPGADKEEVEAVTALASLSVGILAEDRPSEQLVEEEEPMNL